In one window of Fibrobacter sp. DNA:
- a CDS encoding NifU family protein: MREKIEKALEAIRPSLQADGGDVELLEVSDDGAVRVSMTGACGGCPMSQMTLTMGIERTLKRLVPEVTRVYT, translated from the coding sequence CTGCGTGAAAAAATCGAAAAGGCTCTTGAAGCTATCAGGCCCTCACTTCAGGCCGACGGTGGAGATGTTGAACTGCTTGAAGTATCAGATGATGGAGCAGTGCGGGTATCTATGACCGGCGCCTGCGGAGGATGTCCCATGTCTCAGATGACTCTGACGATGGGAATAGAGAGAACACTTAAAAGACTGGTTCCGGAGGTCACACGGGTATATACCTGA
- a CDS encoding DUF438 domain-containing protein: protein MGTAFSIDTRGLSHEEKEGKLFPAIETLKSGERLDVTFDFDPHPLVYMLGSKPELKVTKEQKGSREWVLRIEQTASNRVTASQDGSAAKETLKALLRELKSEKITEELKERAKTFLGSVDARTLGVLEQELIQEGISHEEIRKSLCDVHLEAMCDSLVEKRISVSAPHPVHTLMEEHRIIVDGLHKLKGITDRMKQYSGYSDMGADFDLLKEIAHLMVEAELHHQREEDALFPRLHLHGITEPPDIMKEEHVEFRAHKRALFAIVNRTGTPFWEFKKAVIEHGEFISRELESHIFKEDNILYQIALQVFTDEDWKEIKRDCDKIGYCCFTPQDLVATTELDLRPLPPPQRHKQIFEMWSALPSGGILRIINDHDPKPLYYQFEAEHKGDFTWDYDQQGPEDWIVRIGHK, encoded by the coding sequence ATGGGAACAGCATTTTCAATTGACACAAGGGGCCTTTCTCATGAGGAAAAAGAAGGAAAGCTCTTCCCTGCTATTGAGACTCTGAAAAGCGGTGAGAGGTTGGATGTGACATTTGATTTTGATCCGCATCCTCTTGTGTACATGCTTGGAAGCAAACCGGAGCTGAAGGTTACTAAAGAGCAGAAAGGCAGCAGGGAGTGGGTCCTGCGAATCGAACAGACAGCAAGCAACAGGGTAACTGCATCTCAGGATGGCAGTGCGGCAAAGGAAACCCTTAAGGCCCTTTTACGAGAACTGAAATCGGAAAAAATCACAGAAGAGTTAAAGGAACGCGCAAAAACATTTCTTGGCAGCGTAGATGCCAGAACGCTTGGCGTCCTTGAACAGGAACTGATTCAGGAGGGAATCTCTCATGAAGAGATCCGGAAGAGTCTCTGTGATGTTCACCTTGAAGCAATGTGCGATTCTCTTGTAGAGAAGCGGATCTCAGTTTCTGCTCCCCATCCGGTCCACACCCTGATGGAAGAGCACAGGATCATAGTTGACGGGCTCCATAAGCTGAAGGGTATTACAGATCGGATGAAGCAGTATTCCGGCTATAGTGACATGGGTGCGGATTTTGACCTGCTTAAAGAGATTGCCCACCTGATGGTCGAGGCCGAACTGCACCACCAGCGGGAAGAAGACGCGCTCTTCCCCAGGCTTCATTTACATGGTATAACTGAACCGCCGGACATCATGAAAGAGGAGCATGTGGAGTTCCGTGCACACAAACGGGCCTTATTTGCAATAGTCAATAGAACCGGAACCCCGTTCTGGGAATTCAAAAAGGCTGTCATTGAACACGGGGAATTTATCAGCCGTGAGCTGGAAAGCCATATCTTCAAAGAAGACAATATCCTCTACCAGATCGCTCTTCAGGTGTTCACCGATGAGGACTGGAAAGAGATAAAGAGGGATTGTGACAAGATCGGTTACTGCTGCTTTACGCCTCAGGACCTTGTTGCCACAACTGAGCTGGATCTCCGTCCGCTCCCCCCGCCGCAGCGCCACAAACAGATATTTGAGATGTGGAGTGCACTGCCATCAGGCGGCATTTTACGGATAATCAACGATCATGATCCCAAACCGCTTTACTACCAGTTCGAAGCCGAACATAAAGGTGATTTTACCTGGGATTACGATCAGCAGGGACCGGAGGACTGGATTGTCAGAATCGGACATAAGTAA